The Gemmata palustris genome includes a region encoding these proteins:
- the gyrA gene encoding DNA gyrase subunit A: MADENTPPTDPDAAPPTGGLAIIHPLDIVDELRDSYLTYAQSVIISRALPDVRDGLKPSQRRILVAMNDLGLGPASSTSKCAGIIGETMKRYHPHGDASIYDSLVRMAQDWNLRYRLVHGQGNFGSIAGLPPAAHRYTEARLTPAAGELLEDLERDTVDFIDNYDGKYREPLVLPGKFPNLLVNGSDGIAVGMATHIPPHNLREVCTALVRLIDEPDATLADLIQIVPGPDFPTGGIVMGRQGILDAYSRGAGKITLRARAQVMEEVKGKSPSILITEVPFQVTRNALTEEIGQLVKDERIAGIGGIRDESSARNGEPVRLIVELKRGTDPHLVLNQLYQFTKLQKTVSIIMLALVDGRPRELTLKEMLQKFLDHRVHVIRRRTEYLLREAKRRGHVLEGQLIAIADIENVIKICRTSANRGEAKTRLQGLAVPSSLMERAIGAAAFTALQRELGTVTEYRMTEQQAEAVVRLQLGQLAALESDEILKEYLQLRDLIRGYETLLSADANIHAVIREDLDKMASKYGDSRRTEITDDGGDLEIEDLIVDEPNVVTISHEGFIKRMPLTEYRVQGRGGKGVQGGLRDKDFVEHFFVASTKAYLLCFANTGQMYWLKVYKIPQAARTSAGRSIANVLSLKPEEKITSIVPVREFAEGCHLLMATRQGTVKKTDLMAYSNVRAGGIIGITLDAGDDLINVALTRPGDEIILSTQKGMAIRFRESNARAIGRTARGVKGIKLGKDDIIVGMVVADPDGLLLTVCENGYGKRTPFGANTPAPEGTGEGDDEMSGAEPEIIEAENENGDGENETDPSNMRYRLQRRGGKGVKDVKVTAKNGKVIGITSVRDGDEIMLITKDGMVTRSKVDAIRIVGRNTQGVKVMNLSDGDKIVSIAKVAQENVGDVGEVKE; the protein is encoded by the coding sequence GCCGCGCCGCCCACCGGCGGCCTCGCAATTATTCACCCGCTCGACATCGTAGACGAACTACGGGACAGTTACCTCACTTATGCTCAGTCGGTTATCATCAGCCGCGCGCTACCGGACGTGCGCGACGGGCTGAAGCCCTCGCAGCGCCGCATCCTCGTCGCGATGAACGACCTCGGCCTCGGGCCGGCCTCGTCCACCAGCAAGTGCGCCGGTATCATCGGCGAAACGATGAAGCGGTACCACCCGCACGGCGACGCCTCGATTTACGACTCGCTCGTGCGAATGGCGCAAGACTGGAACTTGCGGTACCGGCTCGTCCACGGCCAGGGGAACTTCGGCTCGATCGCCGGTCTGCCGCCCGCCGCCCACCGGTACACCGAAGCGCGCCTCACGCCGGCCGCGGGCGAGCTCCTCGAAGACCTCGAGCGCGACACCGTTGACTTCATCGACAATTACGACGGCAAGTACCGCGAACCGCTCGTGCTTCCCGGGAAGTTTCCGAACCTCCTGGTCAACGGCTCGGACGGCATCGCGGTAGGCATGGCGACGCACATCCCGCCGCACAACTTGCGCGAGGTGTGTACCGCCCTCGTCAGGCTCATCGACGAGCCCGACGCCACGCTCGCCGACCTCATTCAGATCGTCCCGGGGCCGGACTTCCCGACCGGCGGTATCGTGATGGGTCGGCAGGGAATTCTTGATGCGTACTCGCGGGGCGCGGGGAAAATCACGCTCCGCGCCCGCGCCCAGGTGATGGAAGAGGTCAAAGGGAAGTCGCCGAGCATCCTCATCACGGAGGTACCGTTCCAGGTGACGCGCAACGCGCTCACCGAGGAAATCGGGCAACTGGTGAAGGACGAGCGCATCGCCGGGATCGGCGGCATCCGCGACGAATCATCCGCGCGCAACGGCGAGCCCGTCCGCCTCATCGTCGAGCTCAAGCGCGGGACCGACCCGCACCTCGTCCTGAACCAACTCTACCAGTTCACGAAGCTCCAGAAAACGGTCAGCATCATCATGCTCGCACTGGTGGACGGCCGCCCGCGCGAGCTCACGCTCAAGGAGATGCTCCAGAAGTTCCTGGACCACCGCGTGCACGTCATCCGGCGGCGCACGGAGTACCTGCTGCGCGAGGCGAAGCGCCGCGGGCACGTCCTCGAGGGGCAGCTCATCGCCATTGCGGACATCGAGAACGTCATCAAGATTTGCCGCACGTCGGCCAACCGCGGGGAAGCGAAAACGCGGCTGCAGGGGCTGGCGGTCCCGTCCAGCCTCATGGAGCGGGCGATCGGCGCCGCGGCCTTCACCGCACTACAGCGCGAGCTCGGCACCGTAACCGAGTACCGCATGACGGAGCAGCAAGCGGAAGCCGTCGTCCGACTCCAGCTCGGTCAGCTCGCGGCGCTCGAGAGCGACGAGATCCTGAAAGAGTACCTGCAGCTCCGCGACCTGATCCGCGGGTACGAGACGCTCCTCTCCGCCGACGCGAACATTCACGCCGTCATTCGCGAAGACCTGGACAAGATGGCCTCGAAGTACGGGGACAGCCGCCGGACCGAGATCACCGATGACGGTGGCGACCTGGAAATCGAAGACCTGATCGTGGACGAACCGAACGTCGTCACGATCTCGCACGAGGGTTTCATCAAGCGCATGCCGCTGACCGAGTACCGCGTGCAGGGCCGAGGGGGGAAGGGCGTCCAGGGCGGGCTGCGCGACAAGGACTTCGTGGAACACTTCTTCGTCGCGAGCACCAAAGCCTACCTCTTGTGCTTCGCGAACACCGGCCAGATGTACTGGCTGAAGGTGTACAAGATCCCGCAGGCGGCGCGCACGAGCGCGGGCCGAAGTATCGCCAACGTGCTGTCGCTCAAGCCCGAAGAGAAGATCACGAGCATCGTGCCGGTGCGCGAGTTCGCCGAGGGGTGCCACCTGCTCATGGCCACGCGCCAGGGCACGGTGAAAAAGACCGACCTGATGGCGTACAGCAACGTGCGGGCCGGCGGCATCATCGGCATCACGCTCGACGCGGGCGACGACCTCATTAACGTCGCGCTCACGAGACCCGGCGACGAGATCATTCTCAGCACGCAGAAGGGCATGGCGATCCGGTTCCGCGAGTCCAACGCCCGCGCGATCGGGCGCACGGCCCGCGGGGTCAAGGGCATCAAGCTCGGCAAGGACGACATTATCGTCGGCATGGTGGTCGCGGACCCAGACGGGTTGCTCCTCACGGTCTGCGAGAACGGTTACGGCAAGCGCACGCCGTTCGGCGCGAACACCCCCGCCCCGGAGGGCACCGGCGAGGGCGACGACGAGATGTCGGGCGCCGAGCCGGAAATCATTGAGGCGGAGAACGAGAACGGCGACGGCGAGAACGAGACCGACCCGTCGAACATGCGGTACCGGCTCCAGCGCCGCGGCGGTAAGGGCGTGAAGGACGTCAAGGTGACCGCCAAGAACGGCAAGGTGATCGGCATCACGAGCGTGCGCGACGGCGACGAAATCATGCTCATCACGAAGGACGGCATGGTGACGCGGAGCAAGGTGGACGCGATCCGCATCGTCGGCCGGAACACGCAGGGCGTGAAGGTCATGAACCTGAGCGACGGCGACAAGATCGTGTCGATCGCAAAGGTCGCCCAGGAGAACGTCGGCGACGTGGGAGAGGTGAAGGAATAA
- a CDS encoding NAD-dependent epimerase/dehydratase family protein, whose product MRVLITGGYGFIGAWIIRNLLSRGDQVWVFDLREDARRLRLVLPESEVAKVTFVQGDVTDLKALSTAIAAHQISHIIHLAGLQVPTCRTDPMLGAKVNVLGTLAVFEAVKAAGDQVKRLVYASSAAVFGGPDKYPAGAQPDEAPLVPSTHYGVFKCCNEGNARIYFQDSGISSVGLRPWTVYGVGRDLGMTSEPTKAIKAVLLGRPYHINFGGSSDFQYVDDVAKTFIYSMDRPYSGAKSYNLRGAVIAMKEFHAALTAVLPEAAKLVTFGTTQIAIAYDLSDDGLQRDLGPMPKTALETGIRETVAIFKQLQSEGRLDTADLEAPKMAPVTVADEP is encoded by the coding sequence ATGCGCGTGCTGATTACCGGCGGGTACGGGTTCATCGGGGCGTGGATCATTCGCAACCTGTTATCGCGCGGCGATCAGGTGTGGGTTTTCGACCTCCGCGAAGACGCCCGCCGATTGCGGCTCGTCCTGCCCGAGAGCGAGGTCGCGAAGGTCACGTTCGTGCAGGGCGACGTGACCGACCTCAAGGCACTCTCCACCGCGATCGCGGCCCACCAGATTTCGCACATCATCCACCTCGCCGGGCTGCAAGTGCCGACGTGCCGCACCGACCCGATGTTGGGCGCGAAGGTGAACGTGCTCGGCACGCTCGCCGTGTTCGAGGCCGTGAAAGCCGCGGGCGACCAGGTGAAGCGCCTCGTGTACGCGAGTTCCGCCGCGGTCTTCGGCGGACCGGACAAGTACCCGGCCGGTGCGCAACCGGACGAAGCGCCGCTCGTACCTAGCACGCACTACGGCGTGTTCAAGTGCTGCAACGAGGGCAACGCCCGCATCTACTTCCAGGACTCGGGTATCTCCAGCGTCGGCCTGCGGCCGTGGACCGTGTACGGCGTGGGGCGCGATCTCGGTATGACCAGCGAACCGACGAAGGCGATCAAAGCGGTGCTGCTCGGGCGCCCGTACCACATCAATTTCGGTGGGTCGAGCGACTTCCAATACGTCGACGACGTGGCGAAGACCTTCATCTACTCGATGGACCGGCCGTACTCGGGAGCGAAAAGCTACAACCTGCGCGGCGCCGTGATCGCGATGAAGGAGTTCCACGCCGCGCTCACCGCCGTGCTGCCAGAAGCGGCGAAATTGGTCACGTTCGGCACCACGCAGATCGCCATCGCCTACGACCTCTCCGACGACGGCCTCCAGCGCGACCTCGGGCCGATGCCGAAAACAGCGCTCGAAACCGGCATTCGTGAGACGGTCGCGATCTTCAAGCAACTCCAGAGCGAAGGGCGACTCGACACCGCGGACCTCGAAGCGCCCAAAATGGCACCGGTCACGGTCGCCGACGAGCCGTAA